The following coding sequences are from one Virgibacillus necropolis window:
- a CDS encoding DUF948 domain-containing protein encodes MDWLGIGVLVIGVAFAVLVLVLIKPLNNLSNLFFSVQKTTDELPHNINLITDQTKNTLQASTETLTKVNNQVKELSPLFSIIGDAGRGTQKLSSSLVDATTSMKTGTEDGKKFTERHNLEGLYGALTLSYYLFQRKKALKVRVQK; translated from the coding sequence ATGGATTGGTTAGGAATTGGTGTACTTGTAATTGGAGTTGCATTTGCTGTATTAGTACTAGTATTAATTAAACCACTTAATAATTTGTCTAATTTGTTTTTTAGTGTACAAAAAACAACCGATGAACTTCCACACAATATAAACTTGATCACTGATCAGACTAAAAACACACTCCAAGCTAGCACGGAGACTCTTACTAAGGTGAACAATCAAGTTAAGGAATTAAGCCCTTTATTTTCTATTATTGGTGATGCTGGTAGAGGCACACAAAAACTATCTTCTTCACTTGTTGATGCTACAACGTCAATGAAAACAGGTACTGAGGATGGCAAAAAATTCACCGAACGACATAACCTTGAAGGCTTATATGGTGCGTTGACTTTAAGCTACTATTTATTTCAAAGAAAAAAGGCACTTAAAGTGCGGGTTCAAAAATAA
- a CDS encoding DUF948 domain-containing protein: MSLAGLGVLIIGLAFAALALFLVKVLNNLAAVLDGVDKTVEQLPHQIDEVLKETSGLIRHSNDTLADVNEKLRGLSPLFYIIGDVGEASRKLSSSFMDASSSLKNKSTEVEHKYLGSVYGSVALGYYWLRKGKKRKGSESNLYKNGNKRADKIKMIKNNVKSDVNK, from the coding sequence ATGAGTCTAGCTGGATTAGGCGTATTAATTATTGGCTTAGCTTTTGCTGCCTTAGCGTTATTTTTGGTAAAGGTACTAAATAACTTAGCAGCGGTGCTTGATGGTGTCGATAAAACGGTAGAACAACTTCCTCATCAAATAGATGAGGTGTTAAAAGAAACAAGTGGTCTAATTCGCCATAGTAATGATACACTTGCAGATGTTAATGAAAAATTAAGAGGGCTAAGTCCTTTGTTTTATATAATTGGTGATGTCGGAGAAGCATCGAGGAAGCTATCTTCATCCTTTATGGATGCAAGTTCTTCACTCAAAAATAAATCAACTGAGGTAGAACACAAATATCTAGGTAGCGTTTACGGATCAGTTGCATTAGGATATTATTGGCTTAGAAAAGGTAAGAAGCGAAAAGGATCTGAATCTAACCTTTATAAGAATGGCAATAAGCGCGCTGATAAAATAAAAATGATCAAAAATAACGTAAAATCAGACGTGAATAAATAG
- a CDS encoding DUF948 domain-containing protein: MELVYIGVLLCALGFGIIAIFVAKVLKRISNTLESLGKTLGEVETKLQYITAEIELTIKETDKIVDDVEQKLKATDSLFDTLENVGQSVSNLNTVLHHQTKNISTNKALQQAAPIAHSIQWSEVAFRLFTKWKDPSKKPKFNVKS, translated from the coding sequence ATGGAATTAGTTTATATAGGCGTCTTATTATGCGCTTTAGGGTTTGGAATTATTGCTATATTTGTTGCTAAAGTTTTGAAACGGATATCTAATACACTTGAGTCTTTAGGCAAAACCTTAGGAGAGGTAGAAACAAAACTGCAATACATAACAGCTGAAATCGAACTTACAATTAAAGAAACAGATAAAATAGTTGATGACGTTGAACAGAAGCTTAAAGCTACAGATAGTCTTTTCGATACGCTTGAAAATGTAGGGCAATCTGTAAGTAATTTAAATACAGTTTTACATCATCAAACAAAAAATATCTCAACTAATAAAGCGTTACAGCAAGCTGCCCCGATTGCTCACAGTATTCAGTGGAGTGAGGTTGCCTTTCGTTTATTTACTAAATGGAAAGATCCAAGCAAGAAACCAAAGTTTAACGTGAAAAGTTAA
- a CDS encoding efflux RND transporter periplasmic adaptor subunit, which yields MKRGRLLITTIILFIGINVLLVYFDDNGTVERKSYVSEWSEVFKTNLYEKMNKAGVLTSTAANDVYFDKSLGNFQEFLIEEGAEVNQGDQLYTYRVNDYYDTKAYLTNEMSRINGEVTAIETAISEISNYQIPRVQVPRISPDGTDEENSDIIVPSPPPIEAEYMQEQYLIEKEKELARARAQLESVQSQLTELEAGGDSITVVSPYQGKATVVSKALDDPIITISSTTLHVIGELTEQERTVIKNDMPVEVTINESNSTLKGSVTSISDLPKEVELHDNSEYPFSVSFEEGAEVESLLPGYHANLTITTKQSKGATALFEDAIFGNSIWKMTSNGKLHVQKVETGLEMASMQEIIKGAKVGEWIAKEPESEFRSGATFVTPLKFSEVPWSDTFNYDKKNWSKYVVMGILSR from the coding sequence ATGAAGCGAGGCAGACTCTTGATTACGACTATTATTCTGTTTATAGGAATTAATGTATTATTAGTCTACTTTGACGATAATGGAACAGTAGAAAGAAAATCCTATGTAAGCGAATGGTCAGAGGTTTTTAAAACAAATTTATATGAGAAAATGAATAAAGCTGGTGTGCTTACTTCAACCGCTGCGAATGATGTGTATTTTGACAAAAGCTTAGGAAACTTTCAGGAGTTTTTAATTGAAGAAGGGGCAGAAGTTAACCAGGGTGATCAACTATATACATATCGTGTTAATGATTATTATGATACGAAGGCATATTTAACAAATGAAATGTCTAGAATAAATGGAGAAGTTACGGCCATTGAGACTGCTATTTCCGAAATTTCTAACTATCAAATCCCACGTGTTCAGGTACCACGTATCTCACCTGATGGTACTGATGAGGAAAATAGTGATATCATAGTACCATCACCTCCACCAATTGAAGCGGAATATATGCAAGAGCAATATCTCATAGAAAAAGAAAAGGAATTAGCTAGAGCAAGAGCGCAACTTGAGAGTGTTCAGTCACAATTAACAGAGCTTGAGGCTGGAGGAGATTCTATAACAGTGGTGAGTCCTTATCAAGGAAAGGCTACGGTAGTTTCTAAAGCCTTAGATGATCCGATTATTACAATATCTTCAACTACTTTACATGTCATTGGCGAACTAACAGAACAGGAACGTACGGTAATAAAAAATGATATGCCAGTAGAGGTTACAATTAATGAAAGTAATTCTACCTTAAAAGGGTCTGTCACATCTATTAGTGACTTGCCAAAAGAAGTTGAATTACATGATAATAGTGAATATCCATTTAGCGTTTCTTTTGAAGAAGGTGCTGAGGTAGAAAGCTTACTTCCTGGGTATCATGCAAATTTAACTATTACAACGAAACAATCAAAAGGTGCCACGGCTTTATTTGAAGATGCAATTTTTGGTAATTCAATTTGGAAAATGACCTCCAATGGCAAACTGCACGTTCAAAAAGTTGAAACTGGTTTAGAGATGGCCAGTATGCAGGAGATAATAAAAGGAGCAAAAGTGGGAGAGTGGATTGCAAAAGAGCCAGAGTCCGAGTTTCGTTCTGGTGCCACTTTTGTAACGCCATTAAAGTTTAGTGAGGTTCCGTGGAGTGATACATTCAATTATGATAAGAAAAACTGGAGCAAGTATGTTGTTATGGGGATTTTATCGAGATAA
- the rpsI gene encoding 30S ribosomal protein S9 — MAQVQYYGTGRRKKSTARVRLVPGNGKVVVNGREAQAYFPYDTQLLILNQPLAITETQGTYDVLVNVHGGGFTGQAGAIRHGVARALLEADPEYRASLKREGYLTRDSRMKERKKYGLKGARRAPQFSKR; from the coding sequence ATGGCACAAGTACAATACTACGGCACAGGTCGTCGTAAGAAATCAACTGCACGTGTACGTTTAGTTCCAGGCAACGGTAAAGTTGTTGTAAATGGTCGTGAAGCTCAGGCTTATTTTCCATATGACACGCAACTTCTTATTTTAAATCAACCACTTGCTATTACAGAAACACAAGGCACATACGACGTTTTAGTAAATGTTCATGGTGGAGGATTCACTGGGCAAGCTGGTGCTATCCGTCATGGTGTTGCTCGCGCTCTTTTAGAAGCAGATCCAGAATATCGCGCTTCTCTAAAACGTGAAGGATACCTAACTCGTGATTCTCGCATGAAAGAGCGTAAGAAATATGGTCTTAAAGGCGCTCGTCGTGCACCACAATTCTCAAAACGTTAA
- the rplM gene encoding 50S ribosomal protein L13, producing MRTTFMAKESNIERKWLVVDAEGKRLGRLASEVATLLRGKHKPTYTPHADTGDNVIIINAEKIELTGNKINDKMYYRHSNHPGGLKERNANEMRTKYPQQMLELAVKGMLPKGPLGRKMGKKLHVYKGSEHNNQAQKPEVYELRG from the coding sequence ATGCGTACAACGTTCATGGCTAAAGAAAGTAACATTGAACGCAAATGGCTTGTTGTAGATGCTGAAGGTAAACGTCTAGGTCGTCTAGCAAGTGAAGTTGCGACTTTGCTACGTGGTAAACATAAACCAACGTATACACCACATGCAGACACAGGTGATAACGTTATTATTATTAATGCAGAGAAAATCGAACTTACTGGAAATAAAATTAACGATAAAATGTATTATCGTCACTCAAACCACCCAGGTGGATTGAAAGAACGTAATGCTAACGAAATGCGTACAAAATATCCTCAGCAAATGCTTGAGCTTGCTGTTAAGGGTATGTTACCAAAAGGTCCTTTAGGCCGTAAAATGGGTAAAAAATTGCACGTATATAAAGGTTCAGAGCATAACAATCAAGCACAAAAACCAGAAGTTTACGAACTTCGCGGATAA
- the truA gene encoding tRNA pseudouridine(38-40) synthase TruA, whose protein sequence is MGKIKCVISYDGTSFSGFQIQPKKRTVHGELEKALKKIHKGEHIRLQASGRTDTGVHAKGQTIHFDTPFDIPEENWKRALNTLLPDDLYVREVEKVIDSFHVRYDVLEKEYRYYIWNEKERDVFKQNYAYQFPFQLDIEAIQEACNHLEGEHDFTTFSSAKATTKGSKVRTLYQVSCVKRGSEIEFIFRGSGFLYNMVRIIVGAMLDVGQGRRHQDDMVKLLEQKDRQLLGETVPPQGLYLWNVKYK, encoded by the coding sequence ATGGGTAAAATTAAGTGTGTAATTAGCTATGATGGTACTAGCTTTTCAGGATTTCAAATCCAGCCCAAAAAGCGAACTGTTCATGGTGAACTGGAAAAGGCATTAAAAAAGATCCACAAAGGTGAACATATTCGATTGCAAGCTTCAGGTCGCACGGACACAGGTGTCCATGCAAAAGGACAAACCATTCATTTTGATACGCCCTTTGATATTCCAGAGGAGAATTGGAAACGAGCGCTCAACACGCTATTACCTGATGATTTATATGTACGTGAGGTAGAGAAGGTAATAGATTCATTTCATGTAAGGTATGACGTATTGGAAAAAGAGTATCGTTATTATATTTGGAATGAAAAGGAACGAGATGTGTTCAAACAGAACTATGCTTACCAGTTTCCCTTTCAGCTTGATATAGAGGCGATACAGGAAGCTTGTAACCATTTAGAAGGTGAACATGACTTTACTACGTTTTCCTCCGCTAAAGCCACTACAAAGGGCAGTAAGGTTAGAACGCTTTATCAGGTAAGCTGTGTAAAACGTGGTAGTGAGATTGAATTTATTTTCAGGGGAAGCGGTTTTCTATATAACATGGTTCGAATCATTGTCGGCGCAATGCTTGATGTTGGTCAAGGGAGAAGGCATCAGGATGATATGGTAAAACTTTTGGAACAAAAAGATCGTCAGTTATTAGGTGAAACAGTCCCCCCGCAAGGGCTTTATTTATGGAATGTCAAATATAAATGA
- a CDS encoding energy-coupling factor transporter transmembrane component T family protein, with the protein MNNALIIGQYVPGKSLIHKLDPRSKIIIIFFFVFIVFFANTVLSYGILTLFALASMFTTRIPISYIIKGLTPVWFLIIFTFFLHLFVTKEGTVLFEIFSFNVYSGALIKGFAISMRFFLLILVTSLLTLTTTPIEITDAIEDLLHPLKKVKFPVHELALMMSISLRFIPTLMQETEKISRAQASRGVDFRTGKIKERVKAVVPLLVPLFVSAFKRAEELAMAMEARGYQGGDGRTKLRELKIEKRDIAIYLLFACVVAGLLVTRNY; encoded by the coding sequence ATGAATAATGCATTGATTATCGGTCAGTATGTACCAGGCAAATCGCTTATCCATAAGTTGGATCCGCGTTCTAAGATAATAATTATTTTCTTTTTCGTCTTTATCGTATTTTTTGCGAATACCGTTTTAAGTTATGGAATTCTTACCTTATTTGCCTTAGCAAGTATGTTTACAACTAGAATTCCGATAAGCTACATTATTAAAGGATTAACACCAGTGTGGTTTCTAATAATCTTTACATTTTTCCTTCACCTTTTTGTGACAAAAGAAGGTACGGTCTTATTTGAAATATTTTCTTTCAATGTATACTCTGGTGCATTAATCAAAGGTTTCGCAATATCGATGCGTTTTTTCTTATTAATATTGGTAACGTCTTTACTAACCCTTACTACGACACCAATCGAAATTACCGATGCGATAGAGGATTTGCTCCATCCGTTAAAGAAAGTTAAATTTCCTGTTCATGAGTTGGCCTTGATGATGTCGATTTCCTTGCGGTTTATTCCAACTCTTATGCAAGAGACGGAAAAAATCTCTCGAGCGCAAGCTTCAAGGGGAGTTGACTTTCGTACTGGAAAAATAAAAGAACGAGTGAAAGCGGTAGTTCCTCTCTTAGTTCCCCTATTTGTAAGTGCATTTAAACGAGCAGAGGAACTAGCAATGGCAATGGAAGCACGAGGATATCAAGGTGGGGACGGTCGAACGAAACTACGAGAATTAAAAATAGAAAAGCGTGATATTGCTATCTATCTCCTGTTCGCGTGTGTTGTTGCTGGATTGCTAGTGACTCGAAATTATTAA
- a CDS encoding energy-coupling factor ABC transporter ATP-binding protein, translating to MDITFKHVSYIYQRNTPFSHKAIEDLSFHIPSGSFVAIIGHTGSGKSTLIQHLNGLVMPSEGEVTIGGFQLKDGNKPKNMKELRSRVGVVFQYPEHQLFEETVEKDIAFGPENFNVSADEIKKRIKQIAPSVGLNEELLTRSPFDLSGGQMRRVAIAGVLAIKPEVLVLDEPTAGLDPRGQKEIMDMFDTLHHEQGLTTILVTHSMEDAVKYADHVIILNKGKKYMEGKPEDVLTQQEALKAVQLDVPEAVQFLLSYEKKFGIQIPFHRQSTKEIAAAIQRTLKGAEST from the coding sequence ATGGACATTACATTCAAGCACGTAAGCTATATATACCAACGAAATACACCATTTTCACATAAAGCGATTGAGGATCTGTCATTCCACATACCATCAGGGTCATTCGTTGCGATCATCGGCCATACTGGATCAGGGAAATCGACGCTTATTCAACACCTGAACGGTTTAGTAATGCCGAGTGAAGGAGAAGTGACCATTGGAGGCTTCCAGTTAAAAGATGGTAACAAACCAAAGAATATGAAGGAACTTCGAAGTCGAGTCGGTGTTGTTTTTCAGTATCCGGAACATCAATTGTTTGAAGAAACGGTTGAAAAGGATATCGCTTTTGGTCCTGAGAACTTTAATGTGTCTGCTGATGAGATTAAAAAACGTATCAAACAAATAGCACCATCTGTTGGTTTAAATGAAGAGTTATTAACACGTTCCCCATTTGATCTTAGTGGAGGACAGATGCGCCGGGTGGCTATTGCAGGAGTGCTCGCGATCAAACCAGAAGTGCTGGTGCTCGATGAACCGACTGCTGGACTTGATCCTCGTGGTCAGAAGGAAATCATGGATATGTTTGATACCCTGCATCATGAACAAGGGTTAACAACGATCCTTGTTACGCACAGTATGGAGGATGCGGTTAAATATGCCGATCACGTTATTATTTTAAATAAAGGAAAGAAATATATGGAAGGTAAGCCTGAAGATGTTTTAACGCAACAGGAGGCCTTGAAAGCGGTTCAACTCGATGTTCCAGAAGCTGTCCAGTTTTTACTTTCCTATGAAAAAAAGTTTGGCATCCAAATTCCATTTCACAGACAATCAACAAAAGAAATAGCGGCAGCGATTCAGCGGACGTTAAAGGGGGCTGAATCAACATGA
- a CDS encoding energy-coupling factor ABC transporter ATP-binding protein, which translates to MRQKLIEFRNVSFRYGEEEPWVLKNCSFHIFENEWVAIIGHNGSGKSTIAKLVNGLLFPQEGQIMINGRQVTEETIWDIRKDVGMVFQNPDNQFVGTTVQDDVAFGMENRGIAREEMIKRIDINLNAVGMQDYRMTEPHRLSGGQKQRVAIASVLAISPQVLILDEATAMLDPKGRMEIMNTVSNVQKEHQLSLITITHDLQEVVQAERVIVMNEGEIWDEATPREIFSKKTKLREIGLDVPFVAILVDELKQMGVPITNEALNQEELLEDLWTLHSST; encoded by the coding sequence GTGCGTCAAAAATTAATAGAGTTTAGAAATGTATCGTTTCGGTATGGAGAAGAGGAGCCTTGGGTATTAAAAAATTGTAGTTTCCATATCTTTGAAAATGAGTGGGTGGCGATCATTGGTCATAATGGATCTGGTAAATCTACTATCGCTAAACTAGTGAATGGATTACTTTTTCCACAAGAGGGCCAAATCATGATTAATGGCAGGCAAGTTACAGAAGAAACTATTTGGGATATACGAAAAGATGTTGGCATGGTTTTTCAAAACCCGGATAATCAATTCGTGGGGACAACTGTTCAAGATGATGTTGCTTTTGGTATGGAGAACCGTGGTATCGCGCGCGAAGAAATGATAAAGCGTATTGACATAAATTTGAATGCAGTTGGCATGCAGGATTATCGAATGACTGAACCTCATCGACTTTCTGGCGGCCAGAAGCAGCGTGTAGCTATTGCAAGTGTATTAGCTATTTCACCCCAGGTTCTTATATTAGATGAAGCAACCGCAATGCTTGATCCAAAAGGCCGTATGGAGATCATGAACACCGTATCTAATGTACAAAAAGAGCATCAGCTTTCATTGATTACGATTACACACGATTTACAAGAGGTCGTTCAGGCAGAACGGGTAATTGTCATGAATGAAGGAGAAATATGGGACGAGGCCACCCCGCGTGAGATTTTTTCCAAAAAAACGAAGCTACGTGAAATTGGTCTTGATGTCCCATTTGTAGCCATATTAGTTGATGAATTGAAACAAATGGGCGTTCCAATTACAAATGAGGCCCTAAACCAAGAGGAATTGTTGGAGGACTTATGGACATTACATTCAAGCACGTAA
- the rplQ gene encoding 50S ribosomal protein L17: MARKLGRTTDVRMALLRNLASDLIIHERIETTEAKAKDLKSVADKMITLGKRGDLHARRQATSFLYNQAANENENVIQKLFGEIAERYEERQGGYTRVLKLGARQGDGAKMAIIELV; the protein is encoded by the coding sequence ATGGCTAGAAAATTAGGTCGTACTACCGATGTACGTATGGCATTACTTCGCAACCTTGCATCTGATTTAATCATTCATGAACGTATTGAAACAACAGAAGCAAAAGCGAAAGATTTAAAATCTGTAGCAGATAAAATGATCACACTAGGCAAACGCGGTGATTTACATGCGCGTCGTCAAGCTACATCATTTTTATACAATCAAGCAGCAAATGAAAACGAAAATGTTATTCAAAAGCTTTTCGGTGAAATTGCTGAGCGTTATGAAGAAAGACAAGGTGGATATACACGTGTTCTTAAGCTAGGAGCTCGTCAAGGTGACGGAGCAAAAATGGCAATTATCGAACTAGTATAA
- a CDS encoding DNA-directed RNA polymerase subunit alpha: MIEIEKPKIETVEISDDANFGKFVVEPLERGYGTTLGNSLRRILLSSLPGAAVTAVQIDGAQHEFSTIEGVVEDVTTIILNLKKLALKIYSDEEKTLEIDVQGEGKVTAADLTFDSDVEVLNPELPIATINSKGSLHMRITAERGRGYRPAEGNNHDDQPIGVIPVDSIFTPVSRVTFQVENTRVGQIANFDKLTLDVWTDGSIRPEEAVSLGAKIFTEHLNIFVGLTDEAQNAEIMVEKEEDQKEKVMEMTIEELDLSVRSYNCLKRAGINTVQELANKSEEDMMKVRNLGRKSLVEVKVKLEDLGLGLRNDD; this comes from the coding sequence ATGATCGAAATTGAAAAACCAAAAATAGAAACAGTAGAGATCAGCGATGATGCCAATTTTGGTAAATTCGTCGTCGAACCGCTTGAACGTGGATATGGTACTACTCTAGGAAACTCCTTGCGTCGTATCCTACTATCCTCACTTCCAGGTGCTGCTGTAACAGCAGTTCAAATCGATGGAGCGCAACATGAGTTTTCAACGATTGAAGGTGTTGTAGAAGATGTAACAACAATCATCTTAAATCTAAAGAAACTTGCTCTTAAAATCTACTCTGATGAAGAAAAAACACTAGAGATTGATGTGCAAGGGGAAGGAAAAGTTACGGCTGCAGATCTTACCTTTGATAGTGATGTAGAAGTATTGAATCCGGAACTTCCAATTGCGACGATTAATAGCAAAGGAAGCTTGCATATGAGAATAACTGCTGAACGTGGTCGCGGTTATCGCCCTGCTGAGGGAAATAATCATGATGATCAACCAATAGGCGTTATCCCAGTTGACTCTATTTTCACACCAGTATCACGCGTGACTTTCCAAGTTGAAAATACTCGTGTCGGACAAATTGCGAATTTCGATAAGTTAACATTAGATGTGTGGACAGATGGAAGCATTCGTCCTGAAGAAGCAGTTTCGTTAGGTGCCAAAATATTTACAGAACATCTTAATATTTTTGTGGGCTTAACAGACGAAGCACAAAATGCAGAAATAATGGTAGAAAAAGAAGAAGACCAAAAAGAAAAAGTAATGGAAATGACAATCGAAGAATTAGATCTTTCTGTCAGATCCTATAATTGTTTAAAACGTGCTGGTATTAATACAGTTCAAGAACTTGCAAATAAATCTGAAGAAGATATGATGAAGGTTCGTAATTTAGGCCGTAAATCTCTTGTTGAAGTTAAAGTAAAACTTGAAGATCTTGGCTTAGGTTTACGTAACGATGACTGA
- the rpsK gene encoding 30S ribosomal protein S11, whose amino-acid sequence MVRKTNTRKRRVKKNIDTGIAHIRSTFNNTIVTITDVQGNAIGWSSAGSLGFKGSRKSTPFAAQMAAETAANSAVENGMKTLEVTVKGPGAGREAAIRSLQAVGLEVTAIRDVTPVPHNGCRPPKRRRV is encoded by the coding sequence ATGGTTCGTAAAACTAATACGCGTAAGCGTCGTGTGAAAAAGAATATTGATACTGGTATAGCACATATTCGTTCTACGTTTAACAATACAATTGTTACGATTACGGATGTACAAGGTAATGCTATTGGGTGGAGCTCAGCAGGTTCACTTGGCTTTAAAGGTTCTCGTAAGTCAACACCTTTTGCAGCTCAAATGGCAGCTGAAACAGCAGCTAACTCAGCAGTAGAAAATGGTATGAAAACACTAGAAGTAACTGTTAAGGGTCCTGGTGCTGGTCGTGAAGCAGCAATCCGCTCTTTGCAGGCAGTAGGTCTAGAAGTAACAGCAATTCGTGATGTAACTCCAGTTCCTCACAATGGTTGTCGCCCACCAAAACGTCGTCGTGTATAA
- the rpsM gene encoding 30S ribosomal protein S13, producing MARIAGIDIPRDKRVVISLTYIYGIGKNTAQEVLKEAGVSENTRVRDLTEDELGKIRKAIDEFTVEGDLRREVSLNIKRLIEIGSYRGVRHRRGLPVRGQKTKNNSRTRKGPRRTMANKKK from the coding sequence ATGGCACGTATTGCAGGTATTGATATTCCGCGTGATAAACGTGTAGTGATTTCATTAACATACATTTATGGTATTGGAAAAAACACTGCACAGGAAGTCCTTAAAGAAGCAGGCGTTTCAGAAAACACTCGTGTACGCGATCTGACCGAAGATGAATTAGGTAAAATCCGTAAAGCAATTGATGAATTTACAGTTGAAGGTGATCTTCGTCGTGAAGTGTCCCTGAACATCAAACGATTAATTGAAATTGGATCCTATAGAGGAGTCCGTCACCGCCGTGGATTACCAGTTCGTGGTCAAAAAACAAAAAACAATTCACGTACTCGTAAAGGTCCACGTCGTACAATGGCTAACAAGAAAAAGTAA
- the rpmJ gene encoding 50S ribosomal protein L36, translating into MKVRPSVKPICEKCKVIKRKGTVMVICENPKHKQKQG; encoded by the coding sequence ATGAAGGTAAGACCATCTGTAAAACCAATTTGTGAAAAGTGTAAAGTTATTAAGCGTAAAGGCACAGTAATGGTGATTTGCGAAAATCCAAAACACAAGCAAAAACAAGGCTAA
- the infA gene encoding translation initiation factor IF-1: protein MAKDDVIEVEGKVTDTLPNAMFKVELENGHTVLAHVSGKIRMHFIRILPGDKVTVELSPYDLTRGRITYRYK, encoded by the coding sequence ATGGCGAAAGACGATGTAATTGAAGTAGAAGGTAAAGTAACGGATACATTGCCAAACGCAATGTTTAAAGTTGAGCTTGAAAACGGTCATACGGTTTTAGCGCATGTATCTGGTAAAATTCGTATGCATTTCATTCGTATTTTACCTGGTGATAAAGTGACAGTAGAACTCTCACCGTATGATTTGACTAGAGGACGGATTACGTACCGTTATAAATAA
- a CDS encoding KOW domain-containing RNA-binding protein gives MSEADSVPQVGQIVRIMQGRELGQYAVIINMVDNGYVMLADGEKRKYDRPKKKNLHHIEVMDYISPEVQNSLLETGRVTNGKLRFAIAKFVNEVVTDLKKGDQHDGERRCN, from the coding sequence TTGAGCGAAGCTGATTCGGTTCCGCAAGTAGGTCAAATTGTTCGTATTATGCAAGGCCGTGAGTTAGGGCAATATGCGGTTATTATTAATATGGTAGACAATGGGTATGTCATGCTAGCAGATGGGGAAAAACGAAAGTATGATCGACCAAAGAAAAAGAATTTACATCATATTGAAGTTATGGATTACATTTCCCCTGAAGTCCAAAATAGCCTTCTAGAAACTGGTCGTGTCACAAATGGTAAGTTGAGATTTGCCATAGCTAAATTTGTCAATGAAGTTGTGACTGATTTGAAGAAGGGAGACCAACACGATGGCGAAAGACGATGTAATTGA
- a CDS encoding adenylate kinase — protein sequence MNLILMGLPGAGKGTQAEKISEKYNIPHISTGDMFRLAIKEGTDLGKKAKEFMDQGDLVPDEVTIGIVEERLRKDDCQNGFLLDGFPRTIAQAEALQTLLANMNEEIDYALHVNVPEEQLVKRLTGRRICPTCGATYHVMYNPPKEEGICDKDGTELIQREDDKPETVRTRLDVNIKQSKPLLDYYQEKGYLVTVNGDKEISVVFQDIQAELEK from the coding sequence TTGAATTTAATTTTAATGGGGCTTCCTGGTGCCGGTAAAGGTACTCAGGCAGAAAAAATAAGTGAAAAATATAACATCCCTCATATCTCAACAGGAGATATGTTCCGTTTAGCAATTAAAGAAGGAACAGACCTTGGTAAAAAAGCAAAAGAATTCATGGATCAAGGCGACCTTGTTCCTGATGAAGTAACAATTGGCATAGTTGAAGAGCGTTTACGTAAAGATGATTGCCAAAATGGTTTCCTATTAGATGGGTTTCCACGAACAATCGCTCAAGCAGAAGCTTTACAAACGCTCCTCGCCAACATGAATGAAGAGATTGACTACGCGCTACATGTAAATGTTCCTGAAGAACAATTAGTGAAACGTCTTACTGGCCGTAGAATTTGTCCGACATGTGGAGCTACTTATCATGTTATGTATAACCCTCCGAAAGAAGAAGGAATATGTGACAAAGATGGTACAGAGCTGATCCAACGTGAAGATGATAAGCCAGAAACAGTGAGAACTCGTTTGGATGTTAATATAAAACAATCGAAACCACTTCTGGATTACTATCAAGAAAAAGGATATCTTGTAACCGTTAATGGAGATAAGGAAATTAGTGTAGTATTCCAAGATATTCAAGCTGAATTAGAAAAATAA